The Mycosarcoma maydis chromosome 8, whole genome shotgun sequence DNA segment TGTAGAACGTCGCATGACGGTACGGCTCCTCGATGGCAAAGTTCTGGTATGAGCGCTTGACTCGGTCCTTGACCAGCTCAAATCGGCGAGGGTCTACTTGAAAGTTGGCGAGCTTCTCTAGGATGCTGCGTGCCAGTACAGGAATCTTGTCATTGTAACCACTCAACGATAGCGCGAGCGACTGGTCTTgcgagtcgagcatgtAGCTCAGCCCAGCCAGCGACGCGTCATAAGAGTATTCGACCAGCGAGTCCGAGATGAGCTCAATCAACATGCGCGTTTTGATTGAGGTCAAGGGTGTAGCGTTGATTAGCGGGTTACGCAGCACGAAGAACACGTTGGCCTTGGGCAAACCGAAGCGGTCATCAAGCTTGTGCCACACGCGGATGCTCTCGTTATCCAGAACGAGCTGTGGTCGTGGCGTTGGCTTCTTGCCCTGCGCCTCAGCGAGCGGTCCCTTGAAGTCAAAGTTGACCGGGATGAACGAGTTGGGTCGAGGAAGGTGCAGGTCCTCAAAGTCGGCAGGTGTCTGTGTcaagagctgctgcggtAAAGGCTTGATCGAGTATTCGGTGCCGTACCACTTCTCCTTGCTCTCCCATGACGTGCTGCCGTCTGGCAAAGTTTTGGCCATCACGACGACTCGGCAGTTCTGTGGGGTGAGATGGTCCAGAGTTTGCGTGATCAGTTCACGGTCGAAATCGCGTGTGAGCCAGCCGCCAGACAAGATCCACTCGCGTGGATAAggcatctgcatctgaGTGGCCGTACTCGACGCGTAGTCGGCAGGGTCGATCTTTTCCTTGAAGCGGAACATAAGCTCGCTCAGCTGGGCAACTTCGTCATGAGTCCACTGCTCCagattgctgctgcgaagcAGATGGATGTATTTGAAGACGGCTTCGACCACCTTTTCGTGGTTGTCCAGGCCTTCCTGAGTGAGATCGATGGAGATCTTGAAGAACTCGAAGCCGTTAGCGTCACCAGTAGCACCAGCAGAGAGGCGATCGCACCAACCCTTCTTTTTCAAGTGAGAGAGGATGGAGCCCTCTCCCTCGTGACCAATGAAGTGGGACAAAAAGTGTCCTGGCTTGGAACGGAAGTGCGGGCCCTGGTCAGGAATGGGGAAGgcgatcttgagcttgcgcaCGTCACGAACCGACTTGGCAAAgatctgcttctgcagctgctgggTGGTCAGTGGGCTGCGGTCAAACTGCGGAGGCTCACGCCCTGTATTGCGGACGCCCGAGAACTTTTCGATGACCCAGCTGGtgagctggtcgaggtcTTCCCTGCCGAGCACCACAAGCTTCATTACGTTGGCAGAGTAGTACTGGTCGTGGaacttgagcagctcgtcgcgcACGTCGACGCCCTTGCTCTTGGGATCCTCCCACAAAGTTTGGTAATTGCCTGTGCCGAAGTGCGAGTAGGGGTGCGAAGGGTCGGAGAGCGAtttgtcgagctggaagccACGCCACATGTCGCTCTGAAGGTTCTTCTTGTGTTCGCTGTCGACCGCCTTGATCTCTCGCTCAGAACACGAAGGATCGAAGAGAGGCTCGAGGAAGAACTGGGCGAAGCGGTCCAGCGCACCCTCAAAGTGGTCTGGAGAGACGTCGAAAAAGTAGTTGGTGTTGTCCATGCCAGTGTAAGCGTTAGAGCCGCCTGAGTGATTGGAGAGGTACTCAGAGTACTCGTTTTCGCGTGGGTACTTTTTGGTGCCCATGAACAGGAGGTGTTCGCAAAAGTGAGCGAGGCCTTGAAGCTCCTCGGGATCGCTGAGGTGTCCAACGCGGATGTCCATGGCGGCACTCGACTTGTCGGTCTTAGGATCTTGAATGACGAGCGCTTCCAGGCCATTGGCCAGACGGACGAGGCGGTATCGCAAGTCATCTTGGGCAGATACCTCAAGATCTTTGGTGAAAACGGCATactgagcagcagccttggAGCCGTTGAGAGTGTCGCGGATCTCGAAGCCGGTAGGTAGACCTGCAAAAGGACCGGTGCCCAAGGTGAGAGCTGCAGAGGCAGGCGTGGCGAgccgacgagatgagcCAGGTACTCTACTCATCGAGGACGGGGCGACCATGCTGTGGTTGAGATTTGCGCCAGAGCCAAGAggcgacgacgaaagcGTGGTGGATGAGGAATGACGAGCGACGATGGCTGTGAGGCGAGCCGTAGTGAGGGGTGCCGTCTTCGTGACACACAGGCTGCGCAAAGGTGAGCGGACGAGAGCACGACGAAGGGGCAGCATCCAAGATGGGTTGGAGTTGTCTCTTGGCTGATTCCCTCGTGGTGGAGTGGAGGTCAGCAGACAAGGAGACGCGGGAGGGTCGATGGGAAGgacaaagacgaggaaAAGGAGGAGAAGGGCCAACTGCCGAAGTGCTGAGACCTTGATTGAAAGCGTTCTAGCGTTGTAAAGGATGTCGAAAGCTGGAAACGTTTGATGAAACGCAATGACAAATGGTGTGGACCTCAGCGGTTGTGGGCTTTGGAATGTGAGTCTATTGTGCGCGAGCCacgtcgagaagcaccGAAAGCGCCAAATCTAGCTTAGCTTAACCTTCTGTAGAATATCGAAAGACG contains these protein-coding regions:
- a CDS encoding uncharacterized protein (related to STE23 - Metalloprotease involved in a-factor processing); this encodes MLPLRRALVRSPLRSLCVTKTAPLTTARLTAIVARHSSSTTLSSSPLGSGANLNHSMVAPSSMSRVPGSSRRLATPASAALTLGTGPFAGLPTGFEIRDTLNGSKAAAQYAVFTKDLEVSAQDDLRYRLVRLANGLEALVIQDPKTDKSSAAMDIRVGHLSDPEELQGLAHFCEHLLFMGTKKYPRENEYSEYLSNHSGGSNAYTGMDNTNYFFDVSPDHFEGALDRFAQFFLEPLFDPSCSEREIKAVDSEHKKNLQSDMWRGFQLDKSLSDPSHPYSHFGTGNYQTLWEDPKSKGVDVRDELLKFHDQYYSANVMKLVVLGREDLDQLTSWVIEKFSGVRNTGREPPQFDRSPLTTQQLQKQIFAKSVRDVRKLKIAFPIPDQGPHFRSKPGHFLSHFIGHEGEGSILSHLKKKGWCDRLSAGATGDANGFEFFKISIDLTQEGLDNHEKVVEAVFKYIHLLRSSNLEQWTHDEVAQLSELMFRFKEKIDPADYASSTATQMQMPYPREWILSGGWLTRDFDRELITQTLDHLTPQNCRVVVMAKTLPDGSTSWESKEKWYGTEYSIKPLPQQLLTQTPADFEDLHLPRPNSFIPVNFDFKGPLAEAQGKKPTPRPQLVLDNESIRVWHKLDDRFGLPKANVFFVLRNPLINATPLTSIKTRMLIELISDSLVEYSYDASLAGLSYMLDSQDQSLALSLSGYNDKIPVLARSILEKLANFQVDPRRFELVKDRVKRSYQNFAIEEPYRHATFYTTYLLQEKMWTPQEKLCELEQLNVDEVQQFLPDLLQRMHLEVLAHGNLAKEEAIELSNMAWNTIKSRPVNKTELLSSRSLLLPEKSNKIWNLPVTNAANVNSAIEYYVQIGEPTDVEMRATLSLFSQIANEPVFDQLRTKEQLGYLVFSGIRRSTGSLGWRVIVQSERDAPYLEGRVDAFLDQFRATLDKMTEQEFEAHKRSIIHKKLENVKNLVEESTRFWSPVFGGNYDFLARYADVEAIAQTTKEQVVDLFMKYIHPSSPTRSKLSVHLNSTASPALRFSTNAVDALEQAVNAQGIPVPKEAFETLRSQQPAIETVKDMAAQALAQSSTPLPAEGVKQMLQLVDSLAAQFPFTDASTVDAPPAVKVESAIKPQDVTDATAFKAQLNASKAAVPARSFEELAKDPSQEGEQLANVVEAVLRKTGAAALEDGEPKANL